From the genome of Bacteroides sp. MSB163, one region includes:
- a CDS encoding glycosyltransferase family A protein, with protein sequence MSSSPIEVVKRTNVVSDITVVNQCSNDCISKTCTENGYRLQIIDSSESGLSKSRNMAIRYAGSDICLLCDDDEILYDNYANLIESAFKENPDADLIAFALDYSDKKYPKKKKKIGYLSALKISSVQIAFRRKAIIENNIVFDERLGAGTGNGAGEEQKFLYDCIKAGLNIIFLPIYIGKVISDSPSSWFHGYTKEYFFNRGWVHRIIFGLFFACAYNIYFSIAKYKLYKLDISFLTTITSAFRGTFSKK encoded by the coding sequence ATGAGTTCTTCTCCTATAGAGGTAGTGAAAAGAACTAATGTTGTGTCAGACATTACTGTGGTTAATCAATGTTCTAATGATTGTATCTCGAAAACATGTACTGAGAATGGATATAGATTGCAGATCATTGACAGTTCGGAAAGTGGCCTATCTAAAAGTCGCAATATGGCAATAAGGTATGCAGGTTCTGATATTTGTCTTCTTTGTGACGATGATGAAATCCTGTATGATAATTATGCAAACTTGATAGAATCGGCTTTTAAGGAAAATCCAGATGCTGACTTAATAGCTTTTGCACTAGATTATTCTGATAAAAAATATCCTAAAAAAAAGAAGAAAATAGGCTATTTAAGTGCTTTGAAAATTAGTAGTGTTCAAATTGCTTTTCGGAGAAAAGCAATAATAGAGAATAATATAGTATTTGATGAAAGATTGGGAGCGGGAACTGGAAATGGGGCTGGTGAAGAGCAAAAATTTTTATATGATTGTATAAAAGCGGGCTTAAATATTATATTTTTACCTATCTATATCGGTAAAGTTATTAGTGATAGTCCAAGTTCTTGGTTTCATGGCTATACTAAAGAGTATTTTTTTAATAGAGGTTGGGTACATAGGATAATATTTGGATTGTTTTTTGCATGTGCATATAACATTTATTTCTCCATTGCAAAATATAAATTGTATAAATTGGACATCTCATTTTTGACTACTATAACAAGCGCATTTAGAGGTACGTTTTCAAAAAAATAA